In Bacteroidales bacterium, one DNA window encodes the following:
- a CDS encoding cysteine--tRNA ligase has protein sequence MQQRLSVYNTLTRSKEPFQPLHPPFVGMYVCGPTVYGHAHLGHARSAITFDLIFRYLKNIGFKVRYVRNITDVGHLENDADEGEDKIAKKARLDKLEPMEVVQAYTESYHRDMDQLNVLRPSIEPRASGHIIEQIEMVKKILASGFGYEVNGSVYFDVEKYSKAHQYGKLSGRVLDDLLASTRELDGQEEKQKPYDFALWKKADAEHIMRWPSPWGYGFPGWHMECSAMGTKYLGDTFDIHGGGMDLLFPHHEAEIAQSTAALGHESVRYWLHNNMITISGQKMGKSLNNFIIMSEFFSGSHPLLEKAYSPMAIRFFILQAHYRSTLDFSNEALQAAEKGFKRLMTAKSTLEKLKPGEKSDSNIKVLNQACYDAMNDDFNSPVVIAQLFEGVRIINSINDGNESITSEDLELLKTTFSVFMTEILGLLPEEAGQSDLVENLMQTIISIRKQAREAKDFKTSDLIRDELKSAGIALKDSKDGTNWERL, from the coding sequence ATGCAACAAAGGCTCTCCGTTTATAATACTTTGACCCGTAGCAAGGAACCGTTTCAACCTCTTCACCCGCCATTTGTAGGTATGTATGTTTGCGGGCCAACAGTGTATGGCCATGCCCATCTCGGACACGCCCGGTCGGCCATTACGTTTGATCTGATTTTTCGTTACCTGAAAAATATCGGATTCAAAGTACGCTATGTAAGAAACATCACCGATGTTGGGCACCTCGAAAATGATGCCGACGAAGGGGAAGATAAAATTGCAAAAAAAGCCAGGCTTGATAAGCTTGAACCTATGGAAGTGGTTCAGGCATATACTGAGAGCTATCACCGCGATATGGACCAGCTTAATGTGCTGAGACCCTCCATTGAACCCAGGGCATCAGGTCATATTATTGAGCAGATTGAAATGGTTAAAAAGATCCTGGCGTCTGGCTTTGGTTATGAGGTAAATGGTTCCGTTTATTTTGATGTTGAAAAGTATAGCAAAGCGCATCAATACGGAAAGCTTTCAGGGCGCGTGCTGGATGATCTTCTGGCCAGTACCCGCGAACTCGATGGGCAGGAAGAAAAGCAAAAACCGTATGATTTTGCACTCTGGAAAAAAGCGGATGCTGAACATATCATGCGCTGGCCATCGCCCTGGGGCTATGGATTTCCTGGCTGGCACATGGAATGCTCGGCTATGGGAACCAAATACCTTGGTGACACTTTCGATATTCATGGGGGTGGAATGGATTTGCTTTTCCCGCATCATGAAGCAGAAATTGCCCAGTCAACAGCCGCACTCGGCCATGAAAGTGTACGCTATTGGCTTCATAATAACATGATCACCATTAGTGGGCAGAAGATGGGCAAATCGCTAAACAACTTCATCATAATGAGTGAGTTTTTTAGCGGTTCGCATCCTTTGCTTGAAAAGGCCTACAGCCCAATGGCAATCCGATTTTTCATACTTCAGGCGCATTACCGCAGCACATTGGATTTCTCAAATGAGGCATTGCAGGCTGCTGAGAAAGGTTTCAAACGTCTGATGACTGCCAAATCTACGCTTGAAAAACTTAAGCCGGGCGAAAAATCTGATTCAAATATTAAAGTCCTGAACCAGGCATGCTATGATGCCATGAACGACGACTTCAACAGCCCTGTTGTGATTGCTCAACTCTTTGAAGGGGTTCGGATCATCAACTCTATAAATGATGGTAATGAAAGCATTACAAGCGAAGACCTTGAGTTGCTGAAAACTACCTTCAGCGTTTTTATGACCGAAATTTTAGGACTTTTACCCGAAGAAGCCGGTCAGAGCGATTTGGTTGAGAACCTGATGCAGACCATTATCAGCATTCGCAAACAAGCCCGCGAAGCCAAAGATTTCAAGACTTCCGATCTGATCCGCGATGAACTGAAAAGCGCCGGAATTGCGTTGAAAGACAGCAAAGATGGAACAAACTGGGAGCGTTTATGA
- a CDS encoding OmpA family protein: protein MKNVYILLMALALVGMMNSCAPVYKCGDPIPDKKPGNKRLKAVITERDELCITLANREKENAAMSKEINLLTKEKNELDRNYAALIKTHDELDTKYKNLINENLSQADQFSRAIQMKSEELDSKSEDLRNKEQLLVERERSLNEMKQMLNRQDSITRQLNDVLRNAMLGFNADELSVEIKNGKVYVSMSDRLLFKSGSAAVEVKGKEAIKLLAGVLDKNPDIEILVEGHTDNVPIKTAVFKDNWDLSVARATSIVRILTDDHKITPTRITASGKGEFLPRATNETAEGRALNRRTEIILSPRLDEIMKLLNLN from the coding sequence ATGAAAAACGTTTACATTTTACTAATGGCCCTTGCCTTGGTTGGCATGATGAATTCCTGCGCACCCGTTTACAAATGTGGTGACCCTATACCAGATAAAAAACCCGGAAATAAGAGGCTCAAAGCCGTAATAACTGAGCGTGATGAACTTTGCATAACCCTCGCAAACAGGGAAAAAGAAAATGCTGCCATGAGCAAAGAGATCAATCTCCTTACAAAGGAAAAGAATGAGCTTGACAGGAATTATGCGGCATTGATCAAGACTCATGATGAGTTAGATACGAAGTATAAAAACCTGATCAACGAAAATCTTTCCCAGGCCGATCAGTTCAGCAGGGCGATTCAGATGAAATCAGAGGAACTTGACAGCAAATCGGAGGATTTAAGGAATAAAGAGCAATTGCTGGTTGAACGTGAACGCTCACTGAACGAAATGAAACAAATGTTGAACCGGCAGGATTCCATTACCCGGCAGCTCAATGATGTGCTGAGGAATGCGATGCTGGGATTCAACGCCGATGAGTTGTCAGTTGAAATTAAAAACGGCAAAGTATATGTTTCCATGTCCGATAGATTGCTGTTTAAATCAGGAAGCGCTGCCGTTGAGGTCAAAGGAAAAGAAGCAATAAAATTACTTGCCGGCGTGTTGGATAAGAACCCGGATATTGAGATACTGGTTGAAGGCCATACCGACAATGTGCCTATTAAGACTGCTGTTTTCAAGGACAACTGGGATTTGAGTGTTGCAAGGGCTACATCCATTGTAAGGATCTTAACCGATGACCATAAGATTACACCAACACGCATTACGGCTTCCGGCAAAGGAGAGTTTCTGCCCAGGGCAACAAATGAAACCGCTGAAGGAAGAGCCTTAAACCGCCGTACCGAAATTATCCTTTCTCCACGCCTGGACGAAATAATGAAGTTGCTTAACCTGAATTAA
- a CDS encoding M2 family metallopeptidase gives MENKLKDFIVKYEERVKPLYTEANLAYWDASISGKPEDWARAEAAQVKLTDLHANKEDFAILKEIKESGAVQDEMMVRQLNALYNDYLFNQADIGKLKEKIRLETEVEQKYSNFRAEVGGKSIPDNEVEQILKTSTDNALLEEAWLAHKNIGPLVSEDVRNLARLRNEIAHELGFGNYHEMSLKLGDQEPEDVNKLFDELDVLTRDAFAKLKDDIDVHLAKRYNIKKEELMPWHYQNRFFQEAPAIYEVDLDKYYEDQDIVKLTRDFYHGIGLEIDDMHANSDMYEKPGKNQHAYCIHIDREGDVRVLCNIRPNNGWMNTNLHEFGHAVYDKYLDPTLPFVLKDPAHTFTTEAIAMIFGRFASNPMWMCDMGIIDQEEMEKIAAESFNSLRLEQLVFSRWSQVMYRFEKAMYEDPEQDLNTLWWNLAETYQLLRKPEGRNEPDWATKIHVASYPCYYHNYHLGELLASQLFFYITKNVIGSDDFRNQSFVNHPEVGEYLKEDVFIPGSRWYWNDMIEKATGEKLTAKYYAKQFVN, from the coding sequence ATGGAAAACAAACTTAAAGACTTTATTGTCAAATATGAAGAACGAGTAAAACCGCTTTATACAGAAGCTAACCTTGCTTATTGGGATGCATCAATCTCAGGCAAACCTGAAGATTGGGCACGTGCTGAAGCAGCCCAAGTCAAACTTACTGATCTTCATGCCAACAAGGAAGATTTTGCGATCCTTAAGGAGATCAAGGAATCCGGCGCTGTTCAGGATGAAATGATGGTTCGCCAATTGAATGCTTTATATAATGACTATCTGTTTAACCAGGCCGACATAGGAAAGCTAAAAGAAAAGATTCGCCTCGAAACCGAAGTGGAACAAAAATATTCAAACTTTCGGGCTGAAGTGGGGGGCAAGTCAATCCCTGACAATGAAGTGGAACAAATCCTGAAAACATCTACCGACAATGCTTTGCTGGAAGAAGCTTGGCTCGCGCACAAGAATATTGGTCCGCTGGTAAGTGAAGACGTGAGAAATCTGGCCCGGCTCCGTAATGAGATCGCCCACGAACTTGGATTCGGCAATTATCATGAAATGAGCCTCAAGCTTGGCGATCAGGAACCAGAAGACGTGAACAAGCTTTTTGATGAACTGGATGTGCTTACACGCGATGCTTTTGCGAAGCTCAAAGATGACATTGATGTGCACCTTGCAAAGCGTTATAACATCAAAAAGGAAGAGCTGATGCCCTGGCATTATCAGAACCGCTTTTTCCAGGAAGCGCCAGCCATTTATGAGGTTGACCTCGACAAATATTATGAAGACCAGGATATCGTAAAGCTCACCCGCGATTTTTATCATGGCATAGGCCTCGAAATAGACGATATGCATGCCAACAGCGATATGTATGAAAAACCCGGCAAAAACCAGCATGCCTACTGCATTCATATTGACCGTGAGGGCGATGTGCGCGTACTTTGCAATATCCGACCCAACAATGGTTGGATGAATACCAATCTGCATGAATTCGGTCATGCCGTTTATGATAAATATCTTGACCCGACGCTGCCTTTTGTTCTTAAAGACCCCGCTCACACTTTTACCACCGAAGCCATTGCTATGATCTTTGGCCGTTTTGCCAGCAACCCCATGTGGATGTGCGATATGGGAATTATTGATCAGGAAGAAATGGAGAAAATAGCAGCAGAAAGCTTCAACAGCTTAAGGCTCGAACAATTGGTTTTTAGTCGTTGGTCGCAGGTGATGTACAGGTTTGAAAAAGCAATGTACGAAGATCCTGAACAAGATCTGAACACACTTTGGTGGAACCTGGCAGAAACTTATCAGTTACTTCGCAAACCCGAAGGCAGGAATGAACCCGATTGGGCTACAAAAATCCATGTTGCGTCATATCCATGTTATTACCACAATTATCATTTAGGAGAGCTGCTGGCTTCGCAGTTGTTTTTCTATATCACCAAAAATGTGATCGGCTCGGATGATTTTCGTAACCAAAGTTTTGTGAACCATCCTGAAGTAGGGGAATATCTGAAAGAAGATGTGTTTATTCCTGGCAGCCGCTGGTACTGGAACGACATGATTGAAAAGGCCACAGGTGAAAAGCTAACGGCAAAATATTATGCCAAACAGTTTGTGAACTAA